One part of the Nothobranchius furzeri strain GRZ-AD unplaced genomic scaffold, NfurGRZ-RIMD1 Scf022, whole genome shotgun sequence genome encodes these proteins:
- the LOC139061492 gene encoding uncharacterized protein isoform X1 → MWRCKGCTETVSSRSKLLHHYKLKHPHFGHSSHFPCTYQNCPCTFKTWNALIVHQSKIHCTEVSCKVKAIFSCHLCSCNDLSSERDYFAHIYSHLKRNETVICMFLGCEFKTNIYSTFKTHRNRKHSHHRLADFKQGVVVKSKTENDLEQNDQELAEQSDAVILSRGQCRTENVHEVIEQRFAAALLKLEHLVLVPSSAIDVFLEELHHLICSASIPLSYDTLSNIFHQRNLLVDEVIVAETVDAICSGNPVQRSIQKGGPLSTAYLRKLYYKEKFSVVEPVEYILNVKNKHSFQYVPLLKSLQQLLSRRDIVEQFVESYQKQEETDCGNSDLYRSSKDGSLFNGNCFLAGEKLRIILNFYVDDFETCNPLGTSRKKHKLCAVYWVLANLPQGSNSSLSSIYLSVLCKTNDVKSYGYDKILEPLLQDLKILEEHGVYVPLLGESVKGTLFSVVADNLGAHSVAGFLQSFSVEYYCRFCIGKNKDIQLYSVASGAFPQRTKELHQVHVQQAQETGTGCFGVKRECIFTKNLTHFHVIFGYPPDLAHDVFEGIIPVELAHCLSVLISKKFFTLAHLNSAILKFPYKFGDKANKPHVVSQSFSSTKTVGGNAHENWSLLRFLSFLVGSLVPENEPAWLVLMDLKDITELVVAPVHSDDSLAFLESKILEHRQRYQALFPDIKLLPKHHYLEHYPQMIKLFGPVVGQWTMRFEAKHSFFKKIVRHTSCYKNIPLSLALRHQMMIAYHLSSPSFSTSELEVSAVSTLPVDLLKDEIAQTIRDRFPDTPEVHLTQSVTVNGITYKKGMVLVHRATGGLPEFCEIDQICILHQSVFYIVRELGGWYREHYRAFELNSVSTRSLILVALSELLDAYPLVDYKIGSVRMVTLKRHIEIKE, encoded by the exons atgtggagatgtaagGGGTGCACAGAAACTGTGTCAAGTAGGTCTAAGCTTTTGCATCACTACAAATTAAAGCATCCACATTTTGGACATAGTTCTCACTTTCCATGCACATACCAGAATTGTCCGTGTACCTTTAAGACATGGAATGCCCTTATTGTCCATCAAAGTAAAATTCACTGCACAGAAGTCTCTTGTAAAGTGAAAGCAATTTTCAGCTGCCACTTGTGTAGTTGCAATGATTTGTCATCAGAAAGGGATTATTTTGCTCACATATATTCCCATCTTAAAAGAAATGAGACTGTCATTTGTATGTTTTTAGGGTGTGAGTTCAAAACAAACATttacagcacatttaaaacacacaGAAATCGCAAACATAGCCATCACAGACTAGCTGATTTTAAACAGGGAGTAGTTGTAAAAAGCAAAACTGAAAATGATTTAGAGCAAAATGATCAGGAGTTAGCAGAACAGTCTGATGCTGTCATTCTTTCACGTGGTCAGTGTCGTACTGAGAATGTGCATGAAGTAATAGAGCAAAGATTTGCTGCTGCTTTGCTGAAGTTGGAGCATTTGGTTCTTGTACCCAGTTCAGCCATTGATGTATTTTTAGAGGAACTCCATCATTTAATTTGTTCTGCATCCATCCCATTATCTTATGACACATTGAGTAACATCTTTCATCAGAGAAACCTCCTTGTTGATGAAGTTATAGTTGCAGAAACAGTTGATGCTATTTGCTCTGGTAATCCTGTGCAAAGATCCATTCAAAAGGGTGGCCCTTTAAGTACAGCTTATCTTCGTAAGCTATATTACAAGGAGAAGTTCAGTGTCGTAGAGCCAGTTGAATACATACTTAATGTTAAAAACAAACACAGTTTCCAATATGTCCCCTTACTGAAGTCTTTACAACAGCTGTTGAGTAGAAGGGATATTGTTGAGCAGTTTGTTGAAAGTTATCAAAAGCAAGAGGAGACAGATTGTGGAAACTCGGATCTGTACCGTTCTTCAAAAGATGGTTCTCTATTTAATGGAAATTGTTTTCTTGCTGGTGAAAAATTGAGGATCATCCTAAATTTTTATGTGGATGACTttgaaacctgcaaccctcttggCACATCAAGGAAGAAACATAAGCTTTGTGCTGTTTATTGGGTGTTGGCTAACTTGCCCCAGGGGTCTAATTCCTCATTATCATCCATCTACTTATCAGTCTTGTGTAAAACCAACGATGTTAAAAGTTATGGTTATGATAAAATCTTGGAACCTCTTCTACAGGATTTGAAAATACTTGAGGAACATGGTGTTTATGTACcgctgttaggagagtcagttaaAGGTACACTATTCAGTGTAGTTGCTGACAACCTGGGAGCACACAGTGTTGCAGGATTTTTGCAGAGTTTTTCTGTGGAGTACTACTGTAGATTTTGCATAGGAAAGAACAAGGACATTCAACTATACTCTGTTGCATCTGGTGCTTTTCCTCAAAGAACCAAGGAGCTTCATCAGGTTCATGTCCAACAAGCCCAAGAAACAGGCACAGGTTGTTTTGGAGTAAAAAGGGAATGCATCTTCACCAAAAATCTAACTCACTTTCATGTCATCTTTGGTTATCCCCCCGATCTTGCTCATGATGTTTTTGAGGGCATAATACCAGTAGAGTTGGCTCATTGCTTATCAGTGCTTATATCCAAAAAGTTTTTCACATTGGCCCATTTGAATAGTGCTATTCTGAAGTTTCCCTACAAATTTGGTGACAAGGCAAATAAACCGCATGTGGTGTCACAAAGTTTCTCCAGCACAAAAACAGTTGGAGGCAATGCACATGAGAACTGGAGCTTACTcaggtttttatcttttttagttGGATCACTTGTGCCTGAAAATGAGCCTGCTTGGCTTGTTCTCATGGATCTGAAGGACATCACAGAGCTTGTAGTCGCTCCTGTACATAGTGATGACTCTTTGGCCTTTTTAGAAAGTAAGATCTTAGAACACAGGCAAAGATACCAAGCGTTGTTCCCAGACATCAAACTGCTCCCAAAACACCATTATTTGGAGCACTATCCTCAGATGATTAAGCTGTTTGGTCCAGTTGTCGGTCAGTGGACAATGCGTTTTGAGGCAAAGCATAGCTTTTTTAAGAAGATTGTCAGACACACAAGCTGCTACAAAAATATTCCTCTCTCGCTGGCCTTGAGGCATCAGATGATGATAGCTTACCATCTAAGCTCTCCAAGTTTTAGCACTTCTGAACTTGAAGTTTCAGCTGTGTCAACTCTACCTGTTGACTTGCTCAAAGACGAGATAGCTCAAACAATCAGAGATAGATTCCCTGACACACCAGAGGTTCACCTTACACAGAGTGTGACAGTAAATGGCATAACTTATAAGAAGGGAATGGTACTGGTTCACAGGGCAACAGGTGGGTTGCCCGAATTTTGTGAAATTGACCAAATCTGCATTTTGCATCAAAGTGTATTCTACATAGTAAGAGAGCTTGGTGGCTGGTACAGAGAACACTATAGAGCCTTTGAACTCAACTCAGTATCCACAAGATCATTGATTCTTGTAGCACTCAGTGAACTCCTTGATGCTTATCCTCTTGTTGACTACAAGATTGGATCTGTTCGGATGGTGACCTTGAAAAGACATATAGAAATAAAAG AGTAA
- the LOC139061492 gene encoding uncharacterized protein isoform X2: MGTAMILKIILADGTSQRLTLSSGPPASIDDLTDEVRKQCGLHGDFKLQFMDALFGNEFLNLTSISEVENKGTLKVIDVSKTATVQHMDEDSTFNLVSESQVFTPSSVGDSSYLSGVSEDTDVMSSSELVGSRSLWPAVFHVPTFSFDSELKLQHANLAYIQNGTTLIPDPKLKSAILESLVQEIVKYKVYANDKEMHEVAQSLIKKHPCLTEKGSSTGCGGWKTSLKYKLSNYRTQLRKLGYPEVTVNSLKNKPVGRQSAAFGVKKAKRAEVIFCPPYPAAETEDTLETMQKSLLLDVKQRNNRKLVKHKMEKTFALRRHEVVRDAPMVESFMAKWPALFDVSEINAEFERITTVPLQSKFLSQLDLHSDTLIKLFQKRGGQLGRRLKTIVAQIPDCDEPDAGRECIIKGLCVYMGEDPENLVQEYVDMDENAIKEVIQDTTIGIYVIKRSTSAEPEDIGIILEGISVLQDLENVALAVAMLFGLMYALNLNYPVDLRYTFEVIQKVFMGLDGSKPSNKTLALKNQLFQ, from the exons ATGGGAACTGCTATGATCCTAAAGATCATCTTGGCTGATGGTACCTCTCAGAGACTGACACTCTCCAGTGGACCCCCAGCATCTATTGATGATCTAACTGATGAAGTGAGGAAGCAGTGCGGACTTCATGGAGATTTCAAACTTCAGTTTATGGATGCCTTGTTTGGAAATGAATTCCTGAACCTCACTTCAATTTCCGAAGTTGAAAACAAAGGGACTCTTAAAGTCATTGACGTGTCAAAGACTGCTACTGTCCAGCACATGGATGAGGACTCTACTTTTAATCTTGTCTCAGAATCACAAGTATTCACGCCTTCCTCTGTTGGTGACTCCTCATACCTGTCAGGGGTATCTGAGGACACGGATGTGATGTCATCGAGTGAATTGGTTGGCTCACGATCATTGTGGCCTGCTGTGTTTCATGTTCCTACGTTTTCTTTTGATTCAGAGTTGAAACTTCAGCATGCAAATTTGGCTTACATTCAGAATGGGACTACACTTATTCCAGATCCGAAGTTGAAATCGGCAATCCTTGAGAGTTTGGTGCAGGAAATTGTGAAATATAAAGTCTATGCCAACGATAAAGAAATGCACGAGGTTGCCCAGAGTCTCATCAAAAAGCATCCTTGTTTGACAGAGAAAGGGTCCAGCACTGGATGTGGTGGGTGGAAGACCAGTTTAAAATATAAACTGTCTAACTACCGCACACAGCTGAGAAAACTTGGATACCCAGAGGTGACTGTAAACTCTTTAAAAAACAAACCTGTTGGAAGGCAAAGTGCAGCCTTTGGTGTTAAAAAGGCAAAGAGAGCAGAAGTGATTTTTTGTCCACCATACCCAGCAGCAGAAACCGAGGACACACTGGAGACTATGCAGAAATCTCTACTTTTGGATGTAAAGCAGAGAAACAACAGAAAGCTTGTAAAACACAAGATGGAAAAGACCTTTGCATTAAGACGACATGAAGTTGTTCGGGATGCACCAATGGTGGAATCTTTCATGGCGAAATGGCCTGCCCTGTTTGATGTCAGTGAG ATCAATGCTGAATTTGAGAGGATAACCACAGTTCCACTACAGTCAAAGTTCCTGTCTCAGCTGGATCTCCACTCTGACACCCTTATAAAGTTGTTCCAAAAAAGAGGAGGGCAGCTAGGAAGAAGGCTCAAAACGATTGTTGCACAAATACCTGAT TGTGACGAGCCAGACGCTGGACGCGAGTGTATCATCAAAGGACTCTGTGTCTACATGGGGGAAGATCCAGAGAACCTTGTGCAGGAATATGTG GACATGGATGAAAATGCCATCAAAGAGGTCATTCAAGACACCACCATTGGAATATATGTCATAAAACGATCTACTTCTGCGGAACCAGAGGACATTGGGATTATCCTTGAAGGAATCAGCGTGTTGCAGGATTTGGAAAATGTAGCATTAGCAGTTGCTATGCTATTTGGACTCATGTATGCACTAAACCTCAACTACCCGGTTGACCtccgttacacctttgaggtaatCCAGAAGGTTTTCATGGGACTGGATGGCAGTAAACCTTCCAACAAAACACTTGCTCTCAAAAACCAGCTGTTTCAGTGA